Proteins co-encoded in one Corynebacterium lujinxingii genomic window:
- a CDS encoding MFS transporter → MNPLHPLTIPTYRQLFAAMVLTIFAQGAWALYLTMQTLDLGATPATLSGVVAWSGIGLLAGSLPAGVIADRFPNKSVIVGVLALNLAIATATSTAAILDFVTFWMLAVSAFISGASTAFFFPAYTALVPVLVDSDDLMAVNGLEGATRPLVGQALAPAVVGALIGASMPAAGGYLIAAAIGLGLLAALRLPTPTRAETEADADAAADSPITDLLDGFRYVSRTRWVRSSVLFAAVMGLVVTGPLEVLLPALMRSSHDNGPALYGAVLAALGAGGLVGSLLAGSWRTPERFLPAMVGVWALGCLPLSIPALTSNPWAIGAGLAFYGALIGIGMVIWGTVLQEHVPLEVLGRVASLDFFISIAFMPLSIALTGLFSRFIDSRTLFITAGLVPLATAALLLALGQLKMPQKTLAEA, encoded by the coding sequence ATGAACCCGCTTCACCCCTTGACCATCCCCACGTACCGCCAGTTGTTCGCAGCGATGGTGCTGACCATCTTCGCCCAGGGCGCCTGGGCCCTCTACCTGACCATGCAGACCCTCGACCTGGGCGCCACGCCAGCCACCTTGTCGGGTGTCGTGGCCTGGAGCGGCATCGGCCTGCTTGCGGGATCCCTCCCAGCTGGCGTAATTGCCGACCGGTTCCCCAACAAATCCGTCATCGTGGGTGTGCTCGCCCTGAATCTCGCCATCGCGACCGCGACGTCCACAGCAGCAATCCTCGACTTTGTCACCTTCTGGATGCTCGCGGTCTCCGCGTTCATCAGTGGCGCTTCAACCGCCTTCTTCTTCCCCGCCTACACGGCACTGGTGCCAGTCCTGGTGGATAGCGACGATCTCATGGCCGTCAACGGCCTCGAAGGCGCCACCCGTCCCTTGGTCGGGCAGGCACTTGCGCCCGCTGTCGTCGGAGCGCTCATCGGCGCAAGCATGCCCGCCGCTGGCGGGTACCTCATCGCAGCAGCAATCGGACTTGGCCTGCTCGCGGCCCTGCGGCTTCCCACCCCCACCCGCGCCGAAACGGAGGCCGATGCCGACGCTGCGGCCGACTCACCGATCACCGATCTGCTCGATGGCTTCCGCTATGTTTCCCGCACACGCTGGGTTCGCTCCAGTGTCCTGTTCGCGGCCGTCATGGGACTGGTCGTGACCGGACCACTCGAAGTCCTCCTACCCGCTCTTATGCGCTCCTCGCATGACAATGGACCTGCCCTCTACGGGGCCGTCCTGGCTGCCCTCGGCGCGGGCGGGTTGGTGGGCTCCCTGCTGGCGGGGTCGTGGCGCACACCGGAACGCTTCCTGCCCGCAATGGTCGGCGTCTGGGCGCTCGGATGTCTGCCCTTGTCCATCCCGGCGCTCACCAGCAATCCGTGGGCCATCGGTGCAGGACTCGCGTTCTACGGGGCGCTGATCGGGATCGGGATGGTCATCTGGGGAACAGTGCTTCAAGAGCACGTCCCCTTGGAGGTGCTCGGCAGGGTCGCCAGCCTCGACTTCTTCATTTCCATCGCCTTCATGCCTCTGTCCATCGCCCTCACCGGACTCTTCAGCCGCTTCATCGACTCCAGAACTCTGTTCATCACCGCCGGCCTGGTGCCACTGGCCACGGCAGCACTGCTCCTAGCCCTGGGTCAACTCAAGATGCCACAGAAGACGCTGGCCGAGGCATGA
- a CDS encoding AEC family transporter, which yields MLDVLTGFAIIFTVIAAGWWLAHKGVIGPGEARLQLNRIAFHVATPALIFSSVAVSDTDAFFSPVILVIAVATVLTMLIYWAISAVWFKQDAAETMAGAASSSYYNSVNIGLPIATYVLGDPTYVIPALVLQMAVLSPIVIAGLDRGASGFVKSVLSGLTAPVVVAAFAGFAVSAASWQVPEPVLAPLEILGGASIPLILMSFGASLTGERVLQSHRLPTTTATALKLIGMPAVAWVVAKLLHLGPEETYAALILCALPTAQNVYNYAATYRSGEVICRDTVFLTTFLALPAMLLIAGVF from the coding sequence ATGCTCGACGTCCTCACCGGCTTCGCCATCATTTTCACCGTCATCGCGGCGGGGTGGTGGCTCGCGCATAAGGGCGTCATCGGCCCGGGCGAGGCGCGCCTGCAGCTCAACCGCATTGCATTCCACGTGGCCACCCCGGCGCTGATCTTCTCGTCGGTGGCCGTCTCCGACACGGACGCGTTCTTCTCCCCGGTCATCCTCGTCATCGCGGTGGCCACGGTGCTGACCATGCTCATCTACTGGGCAATCAGCGCCGTGTGGTTCAAGCAGGACGCGGCGGAAACGATGGCGGGTGCGGCGTCGTCGAGTTACTACAACTCCGTCAACATCGGCCTGCCGATCGCCACCTACGTGCTCGGCGACCCGACCTACGTCATCCCCGCGCTCGTGCTGCAGATGGCGGTGCTCTCCCCCATCGTGATCGCTGGCCTGGACCGCGGCGCCTCCGGGTTCGTCAAGTCCGTCCTCTCGGGCCTGACCGCACCCGTGGTGGTCGCGGCGTTCGCGGGCTTCGCCGTCTCCGCAGCCTCCTGGCAGGTCCCCGAACCCGTCCTTGCACCCCTGGAAATCCTCGGCGGCGCCTCCATTCCGCTGATTCTCATGAGCTTCGGCGCGTCGCTGACCGGCGAGAGAGTCCTGCAAAGCCACCGCTTGCCGACGACCACCGCCACCGCCCTCAAACTCATCGGGATGCCTGCCGTTGCGTGGGTCGTCGCAAAGCTACTGCACCTCGGACCCGAGGAGACCTACGCGGCGCTCATCCTGTGCGCGCTGCCGACCGCGCAGAACGTGTACAACTACGCGGCGACGTACCGCTCCGGCGAAGTGATCTGCCGCGACACCGTCTTCCTCACCACCTTCCTCGCGCTGCCGGCGATGCTGCTCATCGCCGGGGTCTTCTAG
- a CDS encoding methionine ABC transporter permease — protein MDQLNSWWRDTTGSRVTPSMYLDSFGETVYMVGISLFIGALVGIPLALALVITRPGGLRPNKFIYGILNVAVNIIRSLPFIILLVAISPFTRSIAGTAIGTTAALVPLTLYIAPFIARLIEQSLLEVNPGITEAAESMGANMWQTIRHFLLPEAKSSIILAVTTATVGLISATAMAGTIGGGGVGDLAISYGYQQFDSVAMLTTVIILIIVVQAIQSLGNSLAHRARA, from the coding sequence ATGGATCAGCTCAACTCCTGGTGGCGCGACACCACAGGCTCGCGCGTGACCCCGTCGATGTACCTCGACTCCTTCGGCGAGACGGTGTACATGGTGGGCATCTCCCTGTTCATCGGCGCGCTCGTCGGCATCCCGCTCGCGCTCGCGCTGGTGATCACCCGCCCGGGCGGGCTGCGCCCGAACAAGTTCATTTACGGCATCTTGAACGTCGCGGTGAACATCATCCGATCGCTGCCGTTCATCATCCTGCTCGTGGCCATCTCGCCGTTTACCCGCTCGATTGCGGGCACGGCCATCGGCACCACGGCGGCGCTGGTGCCGTTGACGCTGTACATCGCCCCGTTTATCGCCCGACTTATCGAGCAATCCCTGCTCGAGGTCAACCCCGGCATCACCGAAGCCGCCGAGTCCATGGGCGCAAACATGTGGCAGACCATCCGCCACTTCCTGCTGCCCGAGGCGAAATCCTCGATCATCCTCGCCGTGACCACGGCCACGGTCGGCCTCATCTCGGCGACCGCCATGGCCGGCACGATCGGCGGCGGCGGCGTGGGCGATCTCGCGATCTCCTACGGCTACCAGCAGTTCGACTCCGTGGCCATGCTTACCACCGTGATCATCCTGATCATCGTAGTCCAAGCGATCCAGTCGCTGGGCAACTCCCTGGCACACAGGGCCCGAGCCTAA
- a CDS encoding methionine ABC transporter ATP-binding protein produces MTTSTGRGNAVVFDGVTKVFDTGDSSFTALDDITFAVPEGGISGVVGTSGAGKSTLIRTVNGLETPTEGTVEVLGEEPAKLNPKQLRDLRRKVSMVFQNYNLLETKTVAENVATPLLLSKTPKAEANKRVAEVLEMVGLSDRAGHKPRQLSGGQRQRVGIARALVTNPSILLCDEPTSALDPLTTTQILELLRKINADLGVTILLITHQMDVVARLADEVAVLSGGRLVESGPVAEVFADPQDPLTKQFVETVVQREIPDNVRETIRTGGFDRVVQLVHTGDAAQQVFTGLVGKFGVDAQLLASSGAELAETTVGTTLIGLRGSETSAAADWLASLDGVTVNEVEA; encoded by the coding sequence ATGACCACATCCACCGGCCGCGGCAACGCTGTTGTCTTCGACGGCGTGACCAAGGTCTTCGACACCGGAGACTCGTCCTTTACCGCACTCGACGACATCACGTTCGCGGTGCCGGAGGGCGGCATCTCCGGCGTGGTCGGCACCTCTGGCGCCGGCAAGTCCACCCTGATCCGCACGGTCAACGGGCTGGAAACCCCGACCGAGGGCACCGTGGAAGTCCTCGGTGAAGAGCCGGCGAAACTCAACCCCAAGCAACTTCGCGACCTGCGCCGCAAGGTGTCCATGGTCTTCCAGAACTACAACCTGCTGGAAACCAAGACGGTCGCGGAGAACGTCGCCACGCCCCTGCTGCTTTCCAAAACGCCGAAGGCGGAGGCGAACAAGCGCGTCGCCGAGGTCCTCGAGATGGTGGGCCTTTCCGACCGCGCCGGCCACAAACCGCGCCAACTTTCCGGCGGCCAGCGCCAACGCGTGGGCATTGCGCGTGCGCTGGTGACCAATCCGAGCATTTTGCTTTGCGACGAACCCACCTCCGCCCTCGATCCCCTCACCACCACCCAGATCCTGGAGCTGCTGCGCAAGATCAACGCGGACCTCGGCGTGACCATCTTGTTGATCACGCACCAGATGGACGTGGTGGCACGCCTGGCCGACGAGGTCGCGGTGCTCTCCGGCGGCCGGCTCGTGGAATCGGGCCCCGTCGCCGAAGTGTTCGCCGACCCGCAGGACCCGCTGACCAAACAGTTCGTGGAGACGGTCGTGCAGCGCGAGATCCCCGACAACGTGCGCGAGACCATCCGCACCGGCGGCTTCGACCGTGTGGTGCAACTGGTGCACACCGGTGACGCGGCGCAGCAGGTGTTCACCGGTCTCGTCGGCAAGTTCGGCGTCGATGCGCAACTGCTCGCATCCTCCGGCGCGGAACTTGCGGAGACCACCGTGGGCACAACCTTGATCGGCCTACGCGGCAGCGAGACGAGCGCGGCCGCGGACTGGCTGGCATCCCTGGACGGCGTAACTGTCAACGAGGTGGAGGCGTAA